The Streptomyces sp. NL15-2K genome contains a region encoding:
- a CDS encoding beta-galactosidase, giving the protein MGLSRRTFSALAGTTALGFALGGSGGAPTDASSSRGVPTGPAPGPPTADGLGHTVGFDRYSLLVDGKRLVLWSGEMHPFRLPSPSLWRDVLQKMRAHGHNAVSTYVPWNHHSPAPGKYDFTGVRDLDLFLRTATETGLYVILRPGPYIDADIDNGGFPGWLTATEGRPGTADPAYLSHADEWLTRVNAIAARHLFTKGRGTVLLYELEDRFRSKARADGIDVPLLHGDQWRSRDGRPDPWGGKGYAQSRRVRDAAYERRSHLTDLATGSPLHNAYMTFGGTSWGWLPAPDVYTSYDYGAAIDEGRRPTAKLTPMHQIGHLLQRQPDFAKLRRAAAVKPSDGRLKVYHLRNPDTDAHVYVLRNDSADKVTSTLPGTDFDVPVTVPPRDARLLATGLPLGQRKLRYCTVQPMMCLTAGRQDIAVFAGPRGEMAQIALDCPDEPTTTRMDAEGAWAYDRGVLRVNAPLGAGGLTRVLVEGGGGDRPLLLLFADDATTLRLWPYDTPSGSVLVYGPALVRDVTLRGGTAHVTGDTVGETGLEVWGPRGIGQVTWNQRPLRTRPSASGSLLVEQLLPGVRPVPLPALDGGWRRRTENPESAPDFDDSDWTVAEKPVLLADDHGFHYGDVWYRGRLTDADDLESVSLAYSTGTQGLLMAWLDGEPLGTHRMPVPDNGTVRQGSWAATATFSVPEKLRERGSERVLSVLVRRMARDTYEAARGLTGVTFKGASPKVSWRLQGEAAADPVRGPLNNGGLYGERKGWHLPEFADGDWETVGLPRADVRQGVTWYRTTFKPAVEGGVDASIGLVLEDDPARAYRVQIFLNGWNLGQYINDVGPQHTFVLPNGILRTRGANTLALAVLSDGTTPSGPRDVRLTLLGSAAGGVPVEAV; this is encoded by the coding sequence TTGGGGCTCAGCAGACGTACTTTCAGCGCTCTCGCCGGTACCACGGCGCTCGGCTTCGCGCTGGGCGGCAGCGGCGGGGCTCCGACGGACGCCTCCTCGTCCCGCGGCGTGCCCACCGGCCCCGCGCCGGGTCCGCCGACCGCGGACGGGCTCGGGCACACGGTCGGCTTCGACCGGTACTCGCTGCTCGTGGACGGCAAGCGGCTGGTGCTGTGGTCGGGCGAGATGCACCCGTTCCGGCTGCCGAGCCCGTCGCTGTGGCGGGACGTGCTGCAGAAGATGCGCGCGCACGGCCACAACGCGGTGAGCACCTACGTGCCGTGGAACCACCACTCCCCCGCACCCGGGAAGTACGACTTCACGGGCGTCCGCGACCTCGACCTGTTCCTGCGGACGGCCACCGAGACCGGCCTGTACGTGATCCTGCGGCCCGGCCCGTACATCGACGCGGACATCGACAACGGCGGCTTCCCGGGCTGGCTGACGGCCACCGAGGGCCGGCCGGGCACCGCCGATCCGGCCTATCTGTCGCACGCCGACGAGTGGCTGACGCGGGTGAACGCCATCGCCGCCCGCCATCTGTTCACCAAGGGCAGGGGCACGGTCCTGCTGTACGAACTCGAGGACCGGTTCCGGAGCAAGGCGCGCGCCGACGGCATCGACGTCCCGCTCCTCCACGGCGACCAGTGGAGGAGCAGGGACGGGCGGCCCGATCCGTGGGGCGGCAAGGGGTACGCGCAGTCGCGGCGGGTCCGGGACGCGGCGTACGAGCGGCGCTCCCACCTCACCGACCTCGCCACCGGCAGCCCGCTGCACAACGCCTACATGACCTTCGGCGGCACCTCGTGGGGCTGGCTGCCCGCGCCGGACGTCTACACGTCGTACGACTACGGGGCGGCCATCGACGAGGGCCGCAGGCCGACGGCGAAGCTCACCCCGATGCACCAGATCGGGCACCTGCTGCAACGCCAGCCGGACTTCGCCAAGCTGCGCCGGGCGGCGGCGGTCAAGCCCTCGGACGGCCGGCTGAAGGTCTACCATCTGAGGAACCCGGACACCGACGCCCACGTGTACGTCCTGCGCAACGACAGCGCCGACAAGGTCACCTCGACGCTGCCCGGCACCGACTTCGACGTGCCGGTCACCGTCCCGCCCCGGGACGCCCGTCTGCTGGCGACCGGACTGCCCCTGGGGCAGCGGAAGTTGAGGTACTGCACCGTCCAGCCCATGATGTGCCTGACCGCCGGGCGGCAGGACATCGCGGTGTTCGCGGGCCCGCGCGGCGAGATGGCGCAGATCGCGCTGGACTGTCCGGACGAGCCGACGACGACCCGGATGGACGCCGAGGGTGCGTGGGCGTACGACCGCGGCGTGCTGCGGGTGAACGCTCCGCTCGGCGCCGGCGGACTGACCCGGGTCCTGGTCGAGGGCGGCGGGGGCGACCGGCCGCTGCTGCTGCTCTTCGCCGACGACGCCACCACCCTGCGGCTGTGGCCCTACGACACCCCCTCCGGCTCGGTGCTGGTGTACGGCCCGGCGCTGGTGCGTGACGTCACCCTGCGCGGCGGCACCGCGCACGTGACCGGGGACACGGTCGGAGAGACCGGGCTGGAGGTGTGGGGGCCGCGCGGTATCGGCCAGGTCACCTGGAACCAGCGCCCGTTGCGGACGCGGCCCAGCGCCAGCGGCAGCCTGCTGGTGGAGCAGCTCCTGCCCGGCGTACGCCCGGTGCCGCTGCCCGCGCTGGACGGCGGCTGGCGGCGGCGGACCGAGAACCCCGAGTCCGCCCCGGACTTCGACGACTCGGACTGGACGGTCGCCGAAAAGCCCGTACTCCTCGCGGACGACCACGGCTTCCACTACGGCGACGTCTGGTACCGGGGGCGCCTCACGGACGCCGATGACCTCGAGTCCGTCTCCCTCGCCTACAGCACCGGTACGCAGGGGCTGCTGATGGCATGGCTGGACGGGGAGCCGCTGGGCACGCACCGGATGCCGGTGCCGGACAACGGCACGGTACGGCAGGGCAGTTGGGCGGCGACCGCCACGTTCTCCGTGCCCGAGAAGCTGCGTGAGCGCGGCTCCGAGCGCGTCCTGTCCGTTCTCGTCCGGCGGATGGCGCGCGACACGTACGAGGCGGCGCGCGGGCTGACGGGGGTCACCTTCAAGGGCGCCTCACCGAAGGTGAGTTGGCGCTTGCAGGGCGAGGCGGCGGCCGATCCCGTGCGCGGGCCGCTGAACAACGGCGGGCTGTACGGGGAGCGGAAGGGCTGGCACCTGCCGGAGTTCGCCGACGGCGACTGGGAGACGGTCGGCCTCCCCCGGGCCGACGTCCGGCAGGGCGTGACCTGGTACCGGACGACCTTCAAGCCGGCCGTGGAGGGTGGTGTCGACGCCTCGATCGGGCTCGTCCTGGAGGACGACCCGGCCCGCGCCTACCGCGTCCAGATCTTCCTCAACGGCTGGAACCTGGGCCAGTACATCAATGACGTGGGCCCGCAGCACACCTTCGTCCTGCCGAACGGGATCCTCCGCACACGTGGGGCCAACACATTGGCTCTGGCGGTCCTGTCCGACGGGACCACACCGTCCGGTCCGCGGGATGTACGGCTGACACTGCTGGGGAGCGCGGCGGGAGGAGTGCCCGTGGAAGCGGTATGA
- a CDS encoding alpha-N-arabinofuranosidase, which produces MQTARFTLDPAFTIGEVNPRIFGSFVEHLGRCVYTGIFEPDHPTADDKGLRQDVLNLVRELGVTAIRYPGGNFVSGYKWEDSVGPAEARPRRLDLAWHSTESNRFGLSEYIDFLRKVGPQAEPMMAVNLGTRGVAEALELQEYANHTDGTALSDLRAGHGDKDPFGIKLWCLGNEMDGPWQTGHKTAEEYGRIAAETARAMRQIDPNVELVACGSSSQSMPTFAEWEATVLQETYDLVDYISLHAYYWPQDGDIDSFLASAVDMESFIENVVATADHVGARLKSKKRINLSFDEWNVWYLPRWEEHAKNIDQRDWPEAPRLLEDNYSVTDAVVFGSLLIALLRHADRVTVACLAQLVNVIAPIMTEPGGPAWRQTTFFPFAQASQYGRGEVLDVRVDSPTYDTKKYGEADLLHATAVRAEDGTVTVFAVNRGRTDALPLEVGLNGLDLTSVVEHSALADADPDARNTLDDPERVAPHTVEGTALKDGTLTAVLEPLSWNVIRLS; this is translated from the coding sequence ATGCAGACCGCACGCTTCACCCTCGACCCCGCCTTCACCATCGGCGAAGTCAACCCCCGTATCTTCGGCTCCTTCGTAGAACACCTCGGCCGCTGCGTCTACACCGGCATCTTCGAACCGGACCACCCCACCGCAGACGACAAGGGCCTGCGCCAGGACGTACTGAACCTCGTCCGCGAACTGGGCGTCACCGCCATCCGCTACCCGGGCGGCAACTTCGTCTCCGGCTACAAGTGGGAGGACTCCGTCGGCCCCGCCGAGGCCCGCCCCCGCCGCCTCGACCTCGCCTGGCACTCCACGGAGTCCAACCGCTTCGGCCTCTCCGAGTACATCGACTTCCTCCGCAAGGTCGGCCCCCAGGCCGAGCCCATGATGGCCGTCAACCTCGGCACCCGAGGCGTCGCCGAGGCCCTCGAACTCCAGGAGTACGCCAACCACACAGACGGCACCGCCCTGTCCGACCTCCGCGCCGGCCACGGCGACAAGGACCCCTTCGGCATCAAACTCTGGTGCCTCGGCAACGAGATGGACGGCCCCTGGCAGACCGGCCACAAGACGGCCGAGGAGTACGGCCGTATAGCCGCCGAGACGGCCCGCGCGATGCGCCAGATCGACCCGAACGTCGAACTCGTCGCCTGCGGCTCCTCCAGCCAGTCCATGCCGACGTTCGCCGAGTGGGAGGCGACGGTCCTCCAGGAGACGTACGACCTCGTCGACTACATCTCCCTGCACGCCTACTACTGGCCGCAGGACGGCGACATCGACTCCTTCCTGGCCTCCGCCGTCGACATGGAGTCCTTCATCGAGAACGTCGTCGCGACCGCCGACCACGTGGGCGCGCGGCTGAAGTCGAAGAAGCGGATCAACCTCTCCTTCGACGAGTGGAACGTCTGGTACCTGCCCAGGTGGGAGGAGCACGCCAAGAACATCGACCAGCGGGACTGGCCGGAGGCCCCCCGCCTGCTGGAGGACAACTACAGCGTCACCGACGCCGTCGTCTTCGGCTCCCTCCTCATCGCCCTGCTCCGGCACGCCGACCGCGTCACCGTCGCCTGCCTCGCCCAGTTGGTCAACGTCATCGCCCCGATCATGACCGAGCCGGGCGGCCCGGCCTGGCGGCAGACGACGTTCTTCCCATTCGCGCAGGCCTCGCAGTACGGCCGCGGCGAGGTCCTCGACGTCCGCGTCGACTCGCCGACGTACGACACGAAGAAGTACGGCGAGGCCGACCTGCTGCACGCCACGGCCGTACGCGCCGAGGACGGCACGGTCACCGTCTTCGCGGTCAACCGCGGCCGGACCGACGCGCTGCCGCTCGAAGTCGGCCTGAACGGCCTCGACCTGACGTCGGTCGTCGAGCACAGCGCCCTCGCGGACGCCGACCCGGACGCCCGCAACACGCTCGACGACCCCGAGCGGGTCGCCCCGCACACGGTCGAGGGCACCGCCCTGAAGGACGGCACCCTGACCGCCGTACTGGAGCCGCTGTCCTGGAACGTGATCAGGCTGTCGTAG
- a CDS encoding arabinan endo-1,5-alpha-L-arabinosidase, producing MKRLRLAAILAAAVLALLPTTAKADATYPDPQPITGQQIIHDPTVIRLESGGYVAYSTGGIIGARLSKDTKHWDDAGNAFAEPPSWWYEYNDKADPWAPDISYRAGKYWLYYAVSSWGTNHSAIGVATSRTGLPGTWTDHGKVFTSETTDSWNAIDPAIIRADGRLWMSFGSYWTGIRMVELNPWTGKAVPGATVHHLATRPDAPYAVEGPYVVRHGRYFYLFASYDACCAGVNSTYKIKVGRSTKITGPYTDSTGKPMLEGGGDLLLEGHGRYIGTGGQSVFRDRGQDWLAYHYYDAQDEGTPKLGLNKLSWKKSGWPGLP from the coding sequence TTGAAGCGCCTCAGACTCGCGGCGATCCTCGCCGCGGCCGTCCTCGCCCTGCTCCCGACCACGGCCAAGGCGGACGCGACCTACCCCGACCCCCAGCCCATCACCGGCCAGCAGATCATCCACGACCCCACCGTCATCCGCCTCGAGTCCGGCGGCTACGTCGCGTACTCGACCGGCGGCATCATCGGCGCCCGCCTGTCGAAGGACACCAAGCACTGGGACGACGCGGGCAACGCCTTCGCCGAACCGCCGAGTTGGTGGTACGAGTACAACGACAAGGCCGACCCCTGGGCGCCGGACATCTCGTACCGGGCGGGCAAGTACTGGCTGTACTACGCGGTTTCGTCCTGGGGCACCAACCACTCCGCGATCGGCGTCGCCACCTCCCGGACCGGCCTCCCCGGCACCTGGACCGACCACGGCAAGGTCTTCACCTCCGAGACGACCGACTCCTGGAACGCCATCGACCCGGCGATCATCAGGGCCGACGGACGGCTGTGGATGTCGTTCGGCTCGTACTGGACGGGCATCCGGATGGTGGAGCTGAACCCGTGGACGGGCAAGGCGGTGCCGGGAGCCACGGTCCACCACCTGGCGACCCGCCCGGACGCGCCGTACGCGGTGGAGGGCCCGTACGTGGTCAGGCACGGCCGCTACTTCTACCTCTTCGCGTCGTACGACGCGTGCTGCGCGGGCGTGAACTCCACGTACAAGATCAAGGTAGGCAGATCAACGAAGATCACCGGCCCGTACACCGACAGCACCGGCAAGCCGATGCTGGAGGGCGGCGGCGACCTGTTGCTGGAGGGGCACGGCAGGTACATCGGCACGGGCGGCCAGTCGGTCTTCCGGGACAGAGGCCAGGACTGGCTGGCGTACCACTACTACGACGCGCAGGACGAGGGCACGCCGAAGCTAGGGCTGAACAAGCTGAGCTGGAAAAAGAGCGGCTGGCCGGGTTTGCCTTAG
- a CDS encoding carbohydrate ABC transporter permease — MTTAETPVRTVRTARTKSRKPWTPSQIILTIIGVAVSAVFLAPIVAALLTSLKSEAEAAEIPPHWLPEVWTGQAWKALYETGNVTDWFVNSLVVSVCVTSIVLTVSALAGYGFARTEFRGKNVLLGLVMAGLMISPAVLGVPLFTTVQQMGMVDTYWGMILPQCAPAAMVYILYKFFQGIPRELEEAAFIDGAGRWRVFFTIVVPLARPSLAAVGIFTFIASWNNFLWPYMVTNNPDLMTMPNGIATVMNSYGIQWAQLMAGGLMAGLPLIIVFVFFQRQIVAGVAHTGLAGQ; from the coding sequence ATGACCACCGCCGAGACGCCCGTACGCACTGTACGCACCGCACGCACCAAGTCCCGCAAGCCCTGGACGCCCAGCCAGATCATCCTCACGATCATCGGTGTCGCCGTCTCCGCCGTCTTCCTGGCACCGATCGTCGCCGCCCTGCTCACCTCGCTCAAGTCCGAGGCCGAGGCGGCCGAGATCCCACCGCACTGGCTGCCGGAGGTCTGGACGGGCCAGGCGTGGAAGGCCCTCTACGAGACCGGCAACGTCACCGACTGGTTCGTCAACTCCCTGGTGGTGTCGGTCTGCGTGACCTCCATCGTGCTGACGGTCAGCGCCCTGGCCGGCTACGGCTTCGCCCGCACCGAGTTCCGCGGCAAGAACGTCCTGCTCGGCCTCGTCATGGCGGGCCTGATGATCTCCCCGGCGGTCCTCGGCGTCCCCCTCTTCACCACCGTCCAGCAGATGGGCATGGTCGACACGTACTGGGGCATGATCCTGCCGCAGTGCGCGCCCGCCGCGATGGTCTACATCCTCTACAAGTTCTTCCAGGGCATCCCGCGCGAACTGGAGGAGGCCGCCTTCATCGACGGCGCCGGCCGCTGGCGCGTCTTCTTCACGATCGTCGTCCCGCTCGCGAGGCCGTCCCTGGCGGCGGTGGGCATCTTCACCTTCATCGCCTCGTGGAACAACTTCCTCTGGCCGTACATGGTGACCAACAACCCCGACCTGATGACCATGCCGAACGGCATCGCGACCGTCATGAACTCCTACGGCATCCAGTGGGCCCAGCTCATGGCCGGCGGCCTCATGGCGGGCCTGCCCCTGATCATCGTCTTCGTCTTCTTCCAGCGGCAGATCGTGGCGGGCGTCGCCCACACCGGTCTCGCGGGCCAGTAA
- a CDS encoding sugar ABC transporter permease: MTTSAQTVVAPARAKTATAALTVRRKQGFQHGGWFIAPFLLLFALFVIWPLLRGVYLSFTDANISGEGASFVGLDNYREALRDQAMWDALGHSAYFTLLVVPCITVLAFLLAMLAHHIERGKWLWRLCFFVPFLLPSTVAANMWQWLFTQGIGLFNETLGLDTPWLTDKSYAMLAIVIQTLWWTVGFSFLLYLAALQGIPGHLYEAAKLDGANAWHRMVHITLPMLRNITGLVIALQILASLQLFDQAVVMMDFSPGPELSTRSFVQYTLEQGFTSYRVGYASAMSIIFFVIIAVIALARMWLLRNREEGGR; the protein is encoded by the coding sequence ATGACGACCAGTGCTCAGACCGTCGTCGCGCCGGCCCGCGCGAAGACCGCGACCGCCGCCCTGACCGTCCGCCGCAAGCAGGGCTTCCAGCACGGGGGCTGGTTCATCGCCCCGTTCCTGCTGCTCTTCGCGCTGTTCGTGATCTGGCCGCTGCTGCGCGGCGTCTACCTCAGTTTCACCGACGCCAACATCTCCGGCGAGGGCGCGAGTTTCGTCGGCCTCGACAACTACCGCGAGGCCCTGCGCGACCAGGCGATGTGGGACGCCCTCGGCCACAGCGCGTACTTCACGCTCCTCGTCGTGCCGTGCATCACCGTGCTCGCCTTCCTGCTCGCGATGCTCGCGCACCACATCGAGCGCGGGAAGTGGCTGTGGCGGCTGTGCTTCTTCGTGCCGTTCCTGCTGCCGTCGACCGTCGCCGCCAACATGTGGCAGTGGCTGTTCACCCAGGGCATCGGCCTGTTCAACGAGACCCTCGGGCTCGACACGCCCTGGCTGACCGACAAGTCGTACGCGATGCTCGCCATCGTCATCCAGACCCTGTGGTGGACGGTCGGCTTCAGCTTCTTGCTCTACCTGGCCGCGCTTCAGGGCATCCCCGGCCACCTCTACGAGGCCGCGAAGCTCGACGGCGCGAACGCCTGGCACCGCATGGTCCACATCACGCTGCCGATGCTGCGCAACATCACCGGCCTGGTGATCGCGCTCCAGATCCTCGCCTCGCTCCAGCTCTTCGACCAGGCCGTCGTGATGATGGACTTCAGTCCAGGGCCGGAGCTCAGCACCAGGTCGTTCGTGCAGTACACCCTCGAACAGGGCTTCACCAGCTACCGCGTGGGCTACGCCTCCGCGATGTCCATCATCTTCTTCGTGATCATCGCAGTCATCGCCCTGGCGCGGATGTGGCTGCTGCGCAACCGTGAGGAGGGCGGCCGATGA
- a CDS encoding extracellular solute-binding protein, with protein MGRPDLNRRQLLATAGGLAVAGSFGFAALGTGADALASNARTRVRYWNLFSGGDGANMIAMLDAFREEHPGIAVKDSTLQWGNPFYTKLAMAAAGNRAPELGVMHVGRVAGFSPGRLLDPWDVDLLAKYGVRQKDFKPALWNRGVIDGKLYALPLDIHVQLCFYRKDVLKKADLLGDDGRMIPVTSTGEWFDVLKKAKQVQKKGLQTIGLWTQDQNFQWWFFVAFYTQLGGEWFNDARTEVLFDTDKATQVLEFLRQHVTDGYVIPGAPTGEQFINGAPFTWEGNWSVPVFSGAKLDYGATPLPPVFGEQATHAESHAFVLPHQAGRGGATNEAAHELAAYVVTHAQQWAAGGHIPAYTPTLSTPAYRKLTPQNEYVSAMDHQATEPKVWFAGSTGVLAQDLGPVVVSSTMGSAKPAAVARTMKNRLTKLLASKNPMDGRTAAQGGAVA; from the coding sequence ATGGGACGACCTGACCTGAACCGCAGGCAACTTCTGGCCACCGCGGGCGGTTTGGCGGTCGCGGGCAGTTTCGGCTTCGCCGCCCTCGGTACGGGGGCCGACGCACTCGCGTCGAACGCCCGAACGCGCGTGCGGTACTGGAACCTCTTCAGCGGCGGCGACGGCGCCAACATGATCGCGATGCTGGACGCCTTCCGTGAGGAGCACCCCGGCATCGCGGTGAAGGACTCCACTCTCCAGTGGGGCAACCCCTTCTACACCAAGCTCGCCATGGCCGCCGCGGGCAACCGCGCCCCCGAACTCGGCGTCATGCACGTGGGCCGGGTGGCGGGCTTCTCGCCGGGCCGCCTCCTCGACCCCTGGGACGTCGACCTGCTGGCCAAGTACGGCGTGCGGCAGAAGGACTTCAAGCCGGCGCTGTGGAACCGCGGTGTCATCGACGGCAAGCTCTACGCCCTCCCGCTCGACATCCACGTACAACTCTGCTTCTACCGCAAGGACGTGCTGAAGAAGGCGGACCTGCTCGGCGACGACGGCCGGATGATCCCGGTCACCTCCACCGGCGAGTGGTTCGACGTCCTGAAGAAGGCCAAGCAGGTCCAGAAGAAGGGCCTGCAGACGATCGGTCTGTGGACCCAGGACCAGAACTTCCAGTGGTGGTTCTTCGTCGCCTTCTACACCCAGCTCGGCGGCGAGTGGTTCAACGACGCCCGCACCGAGGTCCTCTTCGACACCGACAAGGCGACCCAGGTCCTGGAGTTCCTCCGGCAGCACGTCACCGACGGCTACGTCATCCCCGGTGCCCCCACCGGCGAGCAGTTCATCAACGGCGCCCCCTTCACCTGGGAAGGCAACTGGTCCGTGCCGGTCTTCTCCGGCGCCAAGCTGGACTACGGCGCGACCCCGCTGCCGCCCGTCTTCGGCGAGCAGGCCACCCACGCCGAGTCGCACGCCTTCGTCCTGCCCCACCAGGCCGGCCGCGGCGGCGCCACCAACGAGGCCGCGCACGAGCTGGCCGCGTACGTCGTCACCCACGCCCAGCAGTGGGCGGCCGGCGGCCACATCCCCGCCTACACGCCGACCCTCTCCACGCCCGCGTACCGGAAGCTCACCCCGCAGAACGAGTACGTGAGCGCCATGGACCACCAGGCCACCGAGCCCAAGGTGTGGTTCGCGGGCTCCACCGGCGTGCTCGCCCAGGACCTCGGCCCGGTCGTCGTCTCCTCGACGATGGGCTCCGCCAAGCCCGCCGCCGTCGCGCGGACGATGAAGAACCGTCTCACCAAGCTCCTCGCCTCGAAGAACCCGATGGACGGCAGAACCGCCGCGCAGGGAGGTGCGGTCGCATGA
- a CDS encoding toxin-antitoxin system, toxin component family protein — MDIAGARRTAARIAAPLRRSRRGSAMRGLVADLATALRTRPRPPADVRELCRALCEEMSVRRGGRPVELRFERFPDEIEVTGLWVEFQDFDLVIVEERAEAVQQLVILGHELWHMHAAHTHHHVAGTAAAHALARRPGWKDVALTVAARDGSRARDEAEADDFGHRLAAVFRPLMSDGSTEPPLDPVQRTLGYRGHGGGAR; from the coding sequence ATGGACATCGCGGGCGCGCGCAGGACCGCCGCCCGGATCGCCGCGCCGCTGCGGCGCTCCCGGCGCGGCTCGGCTATGCGCGGCCTCGTGGCCGACCTCGCCACCGCCCTGCGCACCAGACCCCGGCCGCCGGCCGACGTCCGCGAGCTGTGCCGGGCGTTGTGCGAGGAGATGAGCGTCCGCCGCGGCGGACGGCCCGTGGAACTGCGCTTCGAGCGGTTCCCCGACGAGATCGAAGTGACCGGCCTGTGGGTGGAGTTCCAGGACTTCGACCTCGTCATCGTCGAGGAGCGGGCCGAGGCCGTACAGCAACTGGTCATCCTCGGCCACGAGTTGTGGCACATGCACGCCGCGCACACCCACCACCACGTGGCGGGTACGGCGGCCGCGCACGCCCTGGCCCGCCGGCCCGGCTGGAAGGACGTGGCCCTCACCGTGGCCGCCCGCGACGGCTCCCGTGCGCGGGACGAGGCCGAGGCCGACGACTTCGGCCACCGTCTCGCCGCCGTCTTCCGGCCCCTGATGTCCGACGGGAGCACCGAGCCGCCCCTCGACCCGGTGCAGCGGACCCTGGGCTACCGCGGACACGGAGGTGGCGCGCGGTGA
- a CDS encoding MAB_1171c family putative transporter — translation MYISFWLPTVVLAAALAIKLPSIVKLWWDPLLRAVGGLLVFACAVFVFAAPGTIAWTNRVTGVPNIAAPWVYSLLTALSASWLLLIIAWRNGRTERSAQTRRVTRWVVSLYAGVVVALWVLFALADVPVERTRDLDTYYASTPFMREEILLYLFAHTVACSITARLIWNWIRTDGLDAWLRWGLRFLGVGYATNLLFSAAKLTAVVARWTGHDLDWLNTNVAPSAGSIAATLVAIGFIVPHAGQYLQERWLVRRRHQSLKPLSRLMRGVTGSREPVALRSTSELRLIRRETFIRDGLLQLSRHLDEDLRGRSYDAALALGFERERARAVAAAVMILDAAARERSPETDRGDRGPAPSGESGPSTLSAASDPSGRSAPSAPSAPSAPDTTYLLREIQGVSEALRRPDDIKAVRARAAAPAESVSVHE, via the coding sequence ATGTACATCTCCTTCTGGCTGCCGACCGTGGTGCTGGCCGCCGCCCTGGCGATCAAACTGCCCAGCATCGTCAAGCTGTGGTGGGATCCACTGCTGCGCGCCGTCGGCGGCCTGCTGGTGTTCGCCTGCGCGGTGTTCGTCTTCGCGGCCCCGGGGACCATCGCCTGGACCAACCGGGTCACCGGCGTGCCGAACATCGCGGCCCCCTGGGTGTACTCCCTGCTCACCGCGCTCTCCGCGTCCTGGCTGCTGCTCATCATCGCCTGGCGCAACGGCCGCACCGAACGCTCGGCCCAGACCCGCCGCGTGACCCGGTGGGTGGTCTCCCTCTACGCGGGCGTGGTCGTCGCCCTGTGGGTGCTCTTCGCACTCGCCGACGTCCCCGTGGAGCGGACCCGGGACCTGGACACGTACTACGCCAGCACGCCGTTCATGCGCGAGGAGATCCTGCTCTACCTGTTCGCGCACACGGTGGCCTGCTCGATCACGGCCAGGCTCATCTGGAACTGGATCCGCACGGACGGCCTCGACGCCTGGCTGCGCTGGGGACTGCGCTTCCTGGGGGTCGGTTACGCGACGAACCTGCTCTTCAGCGCGGCCAAGCTCACGGCCGTCGTCGCCCGGTGGACCGGCCACGACCTGGACTGGCTGAACACCAACGTGGCACCGTCGGCCGGGAGCATCGCCGCCACCCTGGTCGCGATCGGGTTCATCGTCCCGCACGCCGGCCAGTACCTCCAGGAGCGGTGGCTGGTCCGCCGCCGTCACCAGAGCCTGAAGCCGCTTTCCCGGCTGATGCGGGGCGTCACGGGCAGCCGCGAGCCCGTCGCCCTGCGCAGCACATCGGAACTGCGCCTGATCCGCCGCGAGACCTTCATCCGCGACGGCCTCCTCCAGCTGTCCCGGCACCTCGACGAGGACCTGCGCGGGCGGTCGTACGACGCGGCGCTCGCCCTCGGCTTCGAGCGCGAGCGGGCGCGGGCGGTCGCCGCCGCCGTGATGATCCTGGACGCGGCGGCACGCGAGCGGTCCCCGGAGACCGACCGGGGCGACCGCGGGCCCGCCCCGTCCGGCGAGTCCGGCCCGTCCACGCTTTCCGCCGCTTCAGACCCTTCGGGCCGTTCCGCCCCTTCAGCCCCTTCAGCCCCTTCAGCCCCGGACACCACGTATCTGCTGCGCGAGATCCAGGGCGTGTCCGAAGCCCTTCGCCGCCCCGACGACATCAAGGCGGTCCGCGCCCGCGCGGCCGCCCCGGCAGAGAGCGTGTCCGTGCATGAGTGA